From the genome of Halorussus caseinilyticus, one region includes:
- a CDS encoding DUF790 family protein, with protein MLTKDLLRVSRAGGGYHPQFAGRRHRPLAARVLGTYQGHVGEPRERLDAALSDLEGEADHFKLVRGFAKLLEREALFETRAEVPPERARRAAFETAEEVGVVSESERAEALTTASQRLAANADPESVADSLYADLDERQVLTEFDARWSPDELLAQYNLSLAQTALFDATEVRVRTSDPKALVSAVKRLRLLYEIRKTGAGREVVVTGPDALFRSTRRYGTRFARLLRTVAKADEWTLSATVDDYGTERTLSLSDDDPVAVPGTEPVADVSFDSGVEADFAARFESLDLDWDLTREPEPLETGARVMIPDFAFDYEHADFRVFFEIMGFWTPEYVEKKLGQLETVEDVEMLVAVDESLGVGEDIEARDHRAISYSGTIRLKEVRDALRRYEEELVAESAADLPDELVPEADVTTLASLARARGVSEDAIEGQSFPDHERVGRTLVRPAVLAALADEIETGMTFADAEDALADRGVEDASAVLSELGYAVEWEGLSGGTVVEKS; from the coding sequence TCGCTGGCCGGAGACACCGGCCGCTGGCCGCGCGGGTCCTCGGCACGTATCAGGGACACGTCGGCGAACCCCGCGAGAGACTCGACGCCGCGCTCTCGGACCTCGAAGGCGAGGCCGACCACTTCAAACTCGTCCGCGGGTTCGCCAAACTCCTCGAACGCGAGGCCCTCTTCGAGACCCGCGCCGAGGTCCCGCCCGAGCGCGCACGCCGAGCCGCGTTCGAGACCGCCGAGGAAGTCGGCGTCGTCTCCGAGTCCGAACGCGCCGAGGCCCTCACGACCGCAAGCCAGCGACTCGCGGCGAACGCCGACCCCGAGTCCGTCGCCGACTCGCTCTACGCCGACTTGGACGAGCGACAGGTCCTCACCGAGTTCGACGCTCGGTGGAGTCCCGACGAACTGCTCGCCCAGTACAACCTCTCGCTGGCCCAAACCGCGCTCTTCGACGCCACCGAGGTCCGGGTCCGCACCTCCGACCCGAAGGCGCTCGTCTCGGCGGTCAAGCGCCTGCGCCTGCTGTACGAGATTCGTAAGACTGGCGCGGGCAGGGAAGTCGTCGTCACCGGTCCGGACGCCCTCTTTCGCTCGACCCGGCGCTACGGCACCCGGTTCGCGCGCCTGCTCCGAACCGTCGCCAAGGCCGACGAGTGGACCCTCTCGGCGACCGTGGACGACTACGGCACCGAGCGCACCCTTTCTCTGTCCGACGACGACCCCGTGGCGGTTCCCGGTACCGAACCGGTCGCGGACGTGAGCTTCGACAGCGGCGTCGAGGCCGACTTCGCCGCCCGGTTCGAGTCGCTGGATTTAGACTGGGACCTCACCCGCGAACCCGAACCCCTCGAAACCGGCGCTCGGGTCATGATTCCGGACTTCGCGTTCGACTACGAACACGCCGACTTCCGGGTCTTCTTCGAGATAATGGGCTTCTGGACGCCCGAGTACGTCGAGAAGAAACTCGGCCAGTTGGAGACCGTGGAAGATGTCGAGATGCTGGTCGCGGTGGACGAGAGTCTCGGCGTCGGCGAAGACATCGAGGCCCGCGACCACCGAGCGATTTCCTACTCGGGGACGATTCGGCTCAAGGAGGTTCGGGACGCCCTCCGGCGCTACGAGGAGGAGTTAGTCGCCGAGAGCGCCGCGGACCTCCCCGACGAACTCGTCCCCGAGGCCGACGTGACTACGCTAGCGTCTCTCGCCCGCGCGCGAGGCGTCAGCGAAGACGCCATCGAGGGTCAGTCGTTCCCCGACCACGAGCGCGTGGGTCGGACGCTCGTCCGGCCCGCCGTCCTCGCGGCCCTCGCCGACGAAATCGAGACCGGGATGACGTTCGCGGACGCCGAAGACGCCCTCGCGGACCGCGGCGTCGAGGACGCCAGCGCGGTCCTCTCGGAACTCGGCTACGCCGTCGAGTGGGAGGGGTTGAGCGGCGGCACCGTGGTCGAGAAGTCCTGA
- a CDS encoding CAP domain-containing protein codes for MNRRAFLATACSGAVAGCSGRLLGPKLDRTAIADHLRDYVNEARTDRGVGYFATDEKLVKVARYHAEDMLDDSYLRMTSPDGETLADRYRKFDYSCGGVPADSDGPRVGNAVLFKIGFDSGSYTEAEVARRLFDRLLASPEKKELAFWDVWDAQGTGAAVGTDAGGRTLVYAAQCYC; via the coding sequence ATGAACCGCCGCGCGTTCTTGGCGACCGCCTGCTCCGGTGCGGTCGCGGGGTGTAGCGGACGCCTGCTCGGGCCGAAACTGGACCGGACGGCGATAGCCGACCACCTGCGCGACTACGTGAACGAGGCCCGGACCGACCGCGGCGTGGGCTACTTCGCCACCGACGAGAAACTGGTGAAAGTCGCGCGCTACCACGCCGAGGACATGCTGGACGACTCGTACCTCCGGATGACCTCGCCCGACGGCGAGACGCTGGCCGACCGCTACCGGAAGTTCGACTACTCGTGTGGCGGCGTCCCGGCGGACTCAGACGGGCCGCGGGTCGGCAACGCCGTCCTGTTCAAAATCGGGTTCGACTCGGGGTCGTACACCGAAGCGGAAGTGGCCCGGAGACTGTTCGACCGCCTGCTGGCCAGTCCCGAGAAGAAGGAACTCGCGTTCTGGGACGTGTGGGACGCGCAGGGGACCGGCGCGGCCGTCGGCACGGACGCCGGGGGTCGGACGCTGGTCTACGCGGCCCAATGCTACTGCTGA
- a CDS encoding DUF7122 family protein, whose amino-acid sequence MTEDAPTNDGQQFDRLPATADDREVEGRATREEVVEWWDQRFAIPPETFEGYTFWEKGKGKIWILRGDVSSPLRIEALGMKFLRTRQEHWKPTTNAVQRFGREASTNVIELTREQARRFVRGEDQEIDWDGDWGYLVAVHELAGGREPLGVGLYVHDELRSPVPKGRQRDL is encoded by the coding sequence ATGACCGAAGACGCTCCCACGAACGACGGCCAGCAGTTCGACCGCCTGCCCGCCACCGCCGACGACCGGGAGGTCGAAGGCCGGGCGACCCGCGAGGAGGTCGTCGAGTGGTGGGACCAGCGGTTCGCAATTCCGCCCGAGACCTTCGAGGGGTACACCTTCTGGGAAAAGGGCAAGGGCAAAATCTGGATTCTCCGCGGCGACGTGTCGTCGCCGCTCCGCATCGAAGCCCTCGGGATGAAGTTCCTCCGGACTCGCCAAGAACACTGGAAACCGACGACCAACGCGGTCCAGCGGTTCGGCCGCGAGGCGAGTACGAACGTCATCGAACTCACCCGCGAACAGGCCCGTCGGTTCGTCCGGGGCGAGGACCAAGAAATCGACTGGGACGGCGACTGGGGGTATCTCGTCGCGGTCCACGAACTCGCGGGCGGCCGCGAACCCCTCGGCGTCGGTCTCTACGTCCACGACGAACTCCGGAGTCCGGTGCCGAAGGGTCGCCAGCGCGACCTCTGA
- a CDS encoding RsmB/NOP family class I SAM-dependent RNA methyltransferase, whose amino-acid sequence MEKLERYEPLVEDFDAFLDACQRPLPSVVRVNTIKATPERAKAALDEDGIDWTGREWSDTVLELDTDNPGSTWASYHGWIHGQEEVSAIPAEVLAPESGERVWDACAAPGSKTTQLAALMDDAGLVVANDNNLGRLSALRFNTERLGVTNTAVTNSDSRNFSLKPFDFDAFDKALVDVPCSCEGTIRKNPTTLDEWSIDHVRSIAGVQKGILRRAVQATREGGTVVYSTCTFAPEENEAVLDYALETEDCRLVEFDIPLDSRPGVTEFDGESYHESVRKARRFYPHHNDTGGFFCAKLEVEG is encoded by the coding sequence ATGGAGAAACTGGAGCGCTACGAACCGCTGGTCGAGGACTTCGACGCCTTCCTCGACGCGTGCCAGCGCCCGCTCCCCTCGGTCGTTCGGGTCAACACCATCAAGGCGACCCCGGAGCGAGCGAAGGCGGCGCTGGACGAGGACGGAATCGACTGGACCGGCCGCGAGTGGTCCGACACCGTGCTGGAGTTGGACACCGACAACCCCGGTAGCACGTGGGCGTCGTACCACGGGTGGATTCACGGCCAAGAGGAAGTCTCGGCGATTCCGGCCGAAGTCCTCGCGCCCGAGTCCGGCGAGCGCGTCTGGGACGCCTGCGCCGCGCCGGGGAGCAAGACGACCCAACTCGCCGCGCTGATGGACGACGCGGGACTCGTCGTCGCCAACGACAACAACCTCGGTCGCCTCTCGGCCCTGCGGTTCAACACCGAGCGACTCGGCGTGACGAACACCGCGGTCACGAACAGCGACTCGCGGAACTTCTCGCTCAAGCCCTTCGACTTCGACGCCTTCGACAAGGCCCTCGTGGACGTGCCCTGCTCGTGCGAGGGGACCATCCGGAAGAACCCGACCACGCTGGACGAGTGGTCGATAGACCACGTTCGGAGCATCGCCGGGGTCCAGAAGGGCATCCTCCGGCGCGCGGTCCAAGCCACCCGCGAGGGCGGCACCGTGGTCTACTCGACCTGCACCTTCGCGCCCGAGGAGAACGAGGCCGTCCTCGACTACGCCCTCGAAACCGAGGACTGCCGACTCGTGGAGTTCGACATCCCGCTGGACTCCCGGCCCGGCGTCACCGAGTTCGACGGCGAGTCCTACCACGAAAGCGTCCGGAAGGCCAGACGCTTCTACCCCCACCACAACGACACCGGCGGGTTCTTCTGCGCGAAACTGGAGGTGGAGGGATGA
- a CDS encoding proteasome assembly chaperone family protein, with protein sequence MASVTIHDEDVALTEPTLVEGLPGVGLVGKIAADHIVGTLDMTYYASIDCEGLPRISVYEEGSRDLRPPVRLYADESRDLVALQSDVPVSASAASEFASCVTEWVADHDGTPIYMSGLPKQKEADQIPSLYGVATGAAGDRLDDEDIDAPTERGAVSGPTGALLHEAGARGLDAFGLVVESDPKFPDPEAARILIDHGIAPLAGVEVGTDDLVDRAEEISEQKEQLAQRMQEAETDESSQAQPLRMFQ encoded by the coding sequence ATGGCAAGCGTCACGATACACGACGAGGACGTAGCGCTGACCGAACCGACGCTGGTCGAGGGACTGCCCGGCGTCGGACTGGTCGGCAAAATCGCGGCCGACCACATCGTCGGGACGCTGGACATGACCTACTACGCCAGCATCGACTGCGAGGGCCTGCCCCGAATTTCGGTCTACGAGGAGGGGAGTCGGGACCTCCGACCGCCGGTCCGCCTCTACGCCGACGAGAGTCGGGACCTCGTGGCGCTCCAGAGCGACGTGCCGGTGTCGGCGTCGGCGGCGTCGGAGTTCGCCTCCTGCGTCACGGAGTGGGTCGCCGACCACGACGGCACGCCAATCTACATGAGCGGCCTGCCAAAGCAGAAGGAGGCCGACCAAATCCCGTCGCTCTACGGCGTGGCGACCGGCGCGGCGGGGGACCGACTCGACGACGAGGACATCGACGCGCCGACCGAACGCGGCGCGGTCAGCGGTCCCACGGGCGCGCTCCTGCACGAGGCGGGCGCGCGGGGTCTCGACGCGTTCGGTCTCGTCGTGGAGAGCGACCCGAAGTTCCCCGACCCGGAGGCCGCCCGCATCCTCATCGACCACGGCATCGCGCCGCTGGCGGGCGTCGAAGTCGGGACCGACGACCTCGTGGACCGCGCCGAGGAAATCAGCGAGCAGAAAGAGCAACTGGCCCAGCGCATGCAGGAGGCCGAGACCGACGAGAGTTCGCAGGCCCAACCGTTGCGGATGTTCCAATAG